One part of the Cellvibrionales bacterium genome encodes these proteins:
- the radA gene encoding DNA repair protein RadA, with protein sequence MTKNKTAFVCNDCGADYNKWAGQCTACGGWNTLSEVRLGSSKKNSAPARRDGFAGSAGSGIQTLDQIALQEQARLQTGSAELDRVLGGGLVAGSAVLIGGNPGAGKSTLLLQLLCQLAATQTCLYVTGEESLQQVAMRARRLGLPVDKLHTLSETSIESLLSAAESLSPAVMVVDSIQVMHWPELASAPGSVSQVRECAALLTRFAKQTGTVLILVGHVTKDGSLAGPKVLEHMIDASIMLDSTDDSRYRTLRSHKNRFGAVNELGVFAMTEQGLREVNNPSAIFLSRSDEVSSGSVVMVVWEGTRPLLVEIQALVDSNAYGNPRRVAVGLDQNRLAMLLAVLHRHGELMLGDQDVFVNVVGGVKVNETSADLASLLAMVSSFRNRPLPRDLVVFGEVGLSGEIRPVPSGQERIKEAAKHGFRKAIVPAANAPREKIEGMEVIGVKKLVEALAATE encoded by the coding sequence ATGACAAAAAATAAAACTGCTTTTGTTTGCAATGACTGTGGCGCCGACTACAACAAATGGGCTGGGCAATGCACCGCTTGTGGCGGCTGGAATACGCTGTCTGAGGTGCGACTCGGCAGCAGCAAAAAAAACAGTGCTCCTGCGCGCCGCGACGGTTTTGCCGGCAGTGCAGGCAGCGGCATACAAACACTGGATCAAATCGCGCTGCAAGAGCAAGCACGCCTACAAACCGGCAGTGCCGAGTTGGATCGCGTGCTCGGCGGCGGCTTGGTGGCAGGCTCTGCCGTACTCATAGGCGGCAACCCAGGTGCAGGTAAAAGCACTTTACTGCTACAGCTGTTGTGCCAACTTGCCGCCACACAAACCTGTTTGTATGTCACGGGTGAAGAATCACTGCAACAAGTTGCTATGCGCGCGCGGCGTTTGGGGCTGCCTGTCGATAAATTGCACACGCTGTCGGAAACCAGCATTGAGTCGCTGCTGTCTGCTGCGGAATCGCTGTCTCCCGCCGTGATGGTGGTGGACTCCATCCAAGTGATGCACTGGCCGGAATTGGCCTCCGCGCCCGGCTCTGTCAGCCAAGTGCGTGAATGCGCAGCACTGCTGACGCGCTTTGCCAAACAAACCGGCACGGTGCTGATTTTGGTGGGGCATGTCACCAAAGACGGCTCCCTCGCCGGCCCCAAAGTGCTGGAGCACATGATCGACGCCTCTATCATGCTGGATAGCACCGATGATTCCCGCTACCGCACTCTGCGCAGCCACAAAAACCGTTTTGGCGCGGTGAATGAACTCGGCGTGTTCGCCATGACTGAACAAGGCTTGCGCGAAGTGAATAATCCTTCGGCAATTTTTTTATCGCGCAGCGATGAGGTCAGTAGCGGCTCGGTGGTGATGGTGGTGTGGGAAGGCACGCGCCCGCTGTTGGTAGAAATTCAAGCATTGGTCGACAGCAATGCCTACGGCAACCCGCGCCGCGTCGCCGTCGGGCTGGATCAAAATCGTTTGGCAATGTTGCTCGCTGTTCTACACCGCCACGGCGAATTGATGCTGGGCGATCAAGATGTGTTTGTGAATGTGGTAGGCGGCGTGAAAGTGAATGAAACCAGCGCGGATCTTGCGTCGTTATTGGCAATGGTTTCCAGCTTTCGCAATCGCCCGCTGCCGCGCGATCTCGTGGTGTTTGGTGAAGTGGGTTTATCGGGAGAAATTCGCCCTGTACCCAGCGGTCAAGAACGGATAAAGGAAGCGGCCAAACACGGTTTTCGCAAAGCCATTGTTCCTGCTGCTAACGCGCCGCGCGAAAAAATTGAGGGCATGGAAGTGATCGGCGTAAAAAAACTAGTGGAAGCGCTAGCGGCTACAGAGTAA
- a CDS encoding diguanylate cyclase → MLSHFTYIRMLNLLLGVSLAVTSFVVSYKHERQQIFQEFTSQVDALASSLELELGRNIAVLNSFRSFHEAFPQVEQRGFSTFSRNAREYNDGVFGMKWVPRVSNENRPAFEAELKKKFAIQGITDVAESQEGSGHYSLSPVSDEYYPIMMSEPENSKELPVGYDLASTIVTRTALETATSNDQAIASTPLKITEDGKQKYIYFISLPLYSQNAESEEDRQKAIKGFVVGLYDIDTIFNDVLENAWNWNEANDIALDDNSGQVSGASIRVSEHVGSDLIDDERFVYSKQLSPIADLQWFLVGTPSKTYFSSQRTLFPYMLGVGILLFSLMIEAYLRVLRRMDNELQDAALMDGLTRIPNRRRFFEVVHKEWPRAQRFFRPLTIILCDVDNFKKYNDVYGHVRGDRCLHDVAQALQKSVHRPGDVVARYGGEEFAVILPETTLEAAREVAEKCRLSVQELGIEHAANANFGVVTISVGVACVVPEDALHYGDLIEMADQALYESKERGRNCVSLYRTKSSLL, encoded by the coding sequence TGGAATTGGAGCTAGGTAGAAACATTGCGGTTCTGAATTCGTTTCGCAGCTTTCATGAAGCGTTTCCCCAAGTCGAGCAGCGAGGTTTTTCTACATTTAGCCGCAACGCACGCGAATACAACGACGGTGTATTCGGCATGAAGTGGGTGCCGCGCGTATCGAATGAAAATCGCCCCGCATTTGAGGCGGAATTAAAAAAGAAATTTGCTATTCAAGGCATCACAGATGTGGCGGAATCGCAAGAAGGCAGTGGTCACTACTCACTGTCTCCGGTTAGCGATGAATATTACCCCATCATGATGTCGGAGCCGGAAAACAGTAAAGAGTTGCCGGTTGGTTATGATTTGGCATCCACGATTGTAACGCGCACAGCGTTGGAGACGGCGACATCGAATGATCAGGCAATTGCTTCGACACCGTTAAAAATTACGGAGGATGGCAAGCAAAAATATATTTATTTTATTTCGCTACCTTTGTACTCACAAAATGCAGAGAGTGAAGAAGATCGTCAGAAAGCGATCAAAGGTTTTGTTGTTGGTCTTTACGATATTGACACTATTTTCAACGATGTCTTAGAAAATGCGTGGAACTGGAATGAAGCCAACGATATTGCCTTGGATGACAATTCCGGTCAGGTGAGCGGTGCATCCATTCGCGTATCTGAGCATGTTGGTTCAGACCTCATTGATGACGAGCGCTTCGTGTATTCGAAGCAGTTGTCTCCCATCGCAGACTTACAGTGGTTTTTGGTTGGCACGCCATCTAAAACTTATTTCAGTAGTCAGCGCACTTTGTTCCCATATATGTTGGGTGTCGGCATTTTGTTGTTTTCTCTGATGATCGAGGCGTATTTGCGTGTGCTGCGTCGTATGGATAACGAGCTGCAAGATGCGGCGTTGATGGATGGTTTAACACGCATCCCCAACCGCCGCCGTTTCTTTGAGGTTGTGCATAAAGAGTGGCCGCGCGCGCAGCGGTTTTTCCGTCCGCTTACTATCATTTTGTGCGATGTCGACAACTTTAAAAAATACAATGATGTCTATGGTCATGTGCGTGGTGATCGTTGTTTGCATGATGTGGCGCAAGCCTTACAAAAAAGCGTACATCGCCCCGGTGATGTTGTGGCGCGTTATGGTGGTGAAGAGTTCGCTGTTATTTTGCCGGAAACCACTTTGGAGGCCGCGCGTGAAGTGGCAGAAAAATGCAGGCTGTCTGTACAGGAGTTGGGTATCGAGCACGCAGCTAATGCGAACTTTGGTGTGGTGACGATCAGTGTCGGCGTTGCGTGTGTAGTGCCGGAAGATGCACTGCATTACGGTGACTTGATTGAAATGGCTGATCAAGCTTTGTATGAAAGTAAAGAGCGCGGCCGTAACTGCGTGTCTTTGTATCGCACAAAGTCTTCTTTGTTGTAA
- the ptsP gene encoding phosphoenolpyruvate--protein phosphotransferase, with protein sequence MLNALRKLVQEVNAATHLEEALLLIVRRVRTEMATQVCSIYLLDTDSQRYILMATEGLNQDAIGKVSLAVGEGLVGLVAKREEPINLDDAESHPQYRYFPETGEERYRSFLGTPIIHHGKVTGVLVVQQSEERHFDESEESFLVTLSAQLAAIIAHAEATRSLDPPSRLHGYKSPEANFKGISAVQGVALGEVVVMYPPADLNGIPIEKTDDIEAELALLNAALQRVRQDMQQLSEQLQSRLREEEHALFAVYLGMLTDSALGGEISALIHTEALQARSALASVIRSHIRTFEDMEDTYLRERAADVRDLGLRVLAAMNLQNQDTKRTAYPAQTILVAEEINASMLGEVPEGQLAGLISVRGSSASHAAILARAMGIPTVVGVTNLPFQQLNGRHIVLDGYRGKVYTNPSKLLRRQFEEIWREEQQLSRDYHLLTPLPCETQDGQHLPLWANTGLMTDVVRSLDRGAEGVGLYRTEVAFLLRDRFPSEEEQRSLYREQLSAFAPNPVTMRTLDIGGDKSLPYFPIREDNPFLGWRGIRVSLDHPEIFLVQVRAMLKASEGINNLRILLPMITSTAELDQALQLIHRARQELLEEEHDIHTPQIGAMIEVPAALYQVRELARRTDFLSVGTNDLTQYLLAVDRNNARVAGLYSHLHPAVLQALAHIANEAHAEGKAVSVCGEMAGDPCAAVLLMAMGYDALSMNANNLPKIKSVIRNLHMTDAKKLLSEVLAMNDVRTISKHANGTLAQWGVNKRLLHNETEEEN encoded by the coding sequence ATGCTCAATGCCCTGAGAAAACTGGTACAGGAGGTCAACGCAGCCACTCACTTAGAAGAGGCATTGTTGCTAATTGTGCGCCGCGTACGCACGGAAATGGCCACGCAGGTCTGTTCAATTTATCTGCTCGATACCGACAGCCAACGCTACATTCTGATGGCCACCGAGGGCTTGAACCAAGACGCTATCGGCAAAGTCAGCCTAGCGGTTGGCGAAGGCTTGGTCGGCTTAGTGGCCAAACGCGAAGAACCCATCAACCTCGATGACGCCGAATCACACCCTCAATACCGCTATTTTCCTGAAACAGGTGAAGAGCGCTACCGCTCCTTCCTCGGCACACCCATCATCCACCACGGCAAAGTAACGGGCGTGTTGGTTGTACAACAAAGCGAAGAGCGCCATTTTGACGAATCAGAGGAATCTTTCCTCGTCACCCTCTCCGCGCAATTGGCAGCGATCATCGCGCACGCCGAGGCAACACGCTCGCTCGATCCACCCAGTCGCCTGCACGGTTACAAATCGCCAGAAGCTAACTTTAAAGGGATATCCGCGGTACAAGGTGTAGCGCTGGGTGAAGTGGTGGTTATGTACCCACCTGCCGATCTCAATGGTATCCCTATTGAAAAAACGGATGACATTGAAGCGGAGTTAGCACTGCTCAACGCCGCGCTGCAACGCGTACGCCAAGATATGCAGCAACTGTCGGAACAGCTGCAATCCCGCTTGCGCGAAGAAGAGCATGCCCTGTTTGCTGTCTACCTCGGCATGCTGACCGACAGCGCCCTGGGCGGCGAAATCAGTGCGCTTATTCATACAGAAGCACTGCAAGCGCGATCGGCATTGGCTAGTGTCATCCGCTCACACATACGCACCTTTGAAGACATGGAAGATACTTATTTGCGCGAGCGTGCCGCCGATGTGCGCGACTTAGGCTTGCGTGTATTGGCAGCCATGAACCTGCAAAATCAAGACACGAAGCGCACCGCATACCCTGCGCAAACCATTTTGGTTGCTGAAGAAATCAATGCCTCCATGTTGGGCGAGGTGCCAGAAGGTCAACTGGCGGGCTTGATCTCCGTGCGCGGCTCCAGCGCCTCGCATGCAGCCATCCTCGCGCGCGCCATGGGTATTCCCACTGTGGTCGGGGTTACTAACCTACCTTTCCAGCAGCTGAATGGCCGCCACATTGTGCTCGACGGCTATCGCGGCAAGGTATACACCAACCCATCAAAATTACTGCGCCGCCAATTTGAAGAGATTTGGCGCGAAGAACAGCAGTTGTCTCGCGACTACCACCTCCTGACACCACTGCCTTGCGAAACCCAAGATGGGCAACACTTACCACTGTGGGCAAATACTGGCTTGATGACAGATGTGGTGCGTTCGCTAGATCGCGGCGCAGAAGGCGTAGGTCTCTATCGCACTGAAGTCGCTTTTCTGTTGCGCGACCGCTTCCCCAGCGAAGAGGAACAACGCAGTTTGTACCGTGAGCAATTGAGCGCTTTTGCACCGAACCCTGTCACCATGCGCACGCTAGATATCGGTGGCGATAAATCCCTGCCCTACTTCCCCATTCGTGAAGACAACCCATTTCTTGGTTGGCGCGGCATTCGTGTATCGCTAGATCACCCTGAAATTTTCTTAGTGCAAGTGCGCGCCATGCTGAAAGCTAGCGAAGGCATCAACAATTTGCGCATCCTGCTGCCAATGATCACCAGCACAGCAGAATTAGATCAAGCTTTGCAGTTGATTCATCGTGCGCGACAAGAATTACTTGAAGAAGAGCATGACATTCATACACCACAAATCGGCGCAATGATCGAAGTACCAGCCGCACTTTATCAAGTACGCGAACTGGCACGGCGCACGGATTTTCTCTCGGTCGGCACCAATGATTTAACACAATATCTGCTGGCAGTTGATCGCAACAATGCGCGCGTGGCTGGGCTTTACAGCCATTTACATCCTGCTGTTCTACAAGCGCTGGCGCATATCGCCAACGAAGCGCACGCCGAAGGAAAAGCCGTCAGTGTCTGCGGTGAAATGGCGGGGGATCCCTGTGCTGCTGTCTTGTTGATGGCGATGGGCTACGATGCTTTGTCGATGAACGCCAACAATTTGCCGAAAATAAAATCTGTCATTCGCAATTTACACATGACCGATGCAAAAAAACTATTGTCAGAAGTCTTGGCTATGAATGATGTGCGCACGATCAGTAAACACGCCAATGGCACGCTGGCGCAATGGGGTGTCAACAAACGCCTTTTGCACAATGAAACTGAAGAAGAGAACTAA
- a CDS encoding DUF2029 domain-containing protein, which produces MLATKGEVSSKAKAPTRSNTERIAFPLLYLLAFIAIVSVIVRIYLRHDSFGIWDFPFIFDFANEFIKTGVLYSQDPSLYKPSVPVGYPHPPLSPSLLVFVIKLGFSREVIFNFLSFAHAACFLGAVFCCWLGAFARHSLAFLFAVFFVVAMMVPTMENNLMLLLLEPCLLLIVCLSLACLSRGRDFLAGSCIGFGAMLKIYPGVFLCYFLLTRRWKSVWGAVCASFVCLLFSIFVMGVKENVTYFLVALPQQLKELPYLFFYENTSLPSYALYFDLLSPESAKRAGTIIFLSLLFLSLYPSSVRPLVTKKKNMVAAIDYAVIVALLVLCMPNSWWNYQIHLLVPAVVVAIFLAKQDRVEWGLLSLFTYSIISLSITVVMSIDNDIQYFIDMDSSVRMMYIVLRGLPNVILFGLPFFIRWQIFLGKQYNY; this is translated from the coding sequence GTGTTAGCGACGAAAGGGGAGGTGTCCTCAAAAGCGAAAGCGCCTACGCGTAGTAATACTGAGCGCATAGCTTTCCCACTCTTATATTTGTTAGCTTTTATTGCGATCGTTAGTGTAATTGTAAGAATTTACTTGCGGCACGATAGTTTTGGAATTTGGGATTTCCCATTCATATTTGATTTCGCTAACGAGTTTATAAAAACAGGTGTTTTATACAGTCAGGATCCCTCCCTTTATAAACCTTCTGTCCCTGTTGGATATCCGCATCCGCCGCTGTCACCTTCTCTTTTAGTTTTTGTAATAAAACTTGGATTTTCTAGAGAGGTAATATTTAACTTTTTGTCATTTGCTCATGCCGCATGTTTTCTAGGAGCTGTTTTTTGTTGCTGGCTTGGTGCCTTTGCAAGACATTCTTTGGCCTTTCTTTTTGCTGTTTTTTTTGTCGTAGCTATGATGGTTCCTACGATGGAAAATAATTTGATGCTCCTTTTACTTGAGCCATGTCTTCTATTGATTGTTTGCCTTTCTTTGGCTTGCCTTTCAAGAGGTCGTGATTTTCTGGCTGGTTCCTGTATTGGGTTTGGGGCTATGTTGAAAATCTACCCTGGAGTTTTCCTATGCTATTTTTTGTTAACGCGTAGATGGAAGTCTGTTTGGGGTGCGGTGTGTGCTAGTTTTGTTTGTTTGTTGTTTTCTATTTTTGTTATGGGTGTGAAGGAAAATGTAACATATTTTTTGGTGGCGCTTCCCCAGCAGCTTAAAGAGTTGCCCTATCTGTTTTTTTATGAAAACACATCGCTCCCTAGTTATGCATTGTATTTTGATCTTCTGTCACCCGAGAGTGCAAAGCGCGCCGGCACCATCATTTTTCTCTCGCTGTTGTTTTTGTCGCTCTACCCATCCAGTGTGAGGCCGCTAGTCACTAAGAAAAAAAATATGGTTGCAGCTATTGATTACGCTGTAATTGTTGCATTGCTGGTTTTGTGTATGCCAAATTCGTGGTGGAATTATCAGATACACCTATTGGTTCCTGCTGTTGTTGTCGCTATATTTTTGGCGAAGCAAGACCGGGTGGAATGGGGGCTGCTATCTTTATTCACCTATTCGATAATTTCTTTGTCTATTACGGTAGTCATGTCAATTGATAATGATATTCAGTATTTTATCGACATGGATAGTTCTGTGCGCATGATGTATATAGTGCTGAGAGGGTTGCCTAATGTCATTCTTTTTGGGCTGCCTTTTTTTATTCGGTGGCAGATTTTTCTTGGGAAGCAGTACAACTATTAA